TGATGCCAATTGTAGTTATACACTTCTAAAAAATCCACCCCCTAACCCCCGCCGGCGGGGGATATCCTTCGAAATAGAGTAGTGTAAATCATAAAGACGAAATCCCTGCTATTTTTCCCAAGTTAAGCGGATGATAGAATTATATTTTTTGAAATTAAAGGATGAAATTAAGTGCCAGTGCATGATTGAAAAGGTTTATCCTCCCGCTTAGGCGGGAGGGTAGGGGTGGGTTAAGTCCGCTAAGTGGAGTGAAAAATGTTGATATAAACGAGTAAACCCACCCCCTGCCCCCTCCTCGGAGGGGATAACGAGCCATGGATATGCATTTGAGTTTTGAGAAAATTCCTTAGCTTGCTGGTCGTGCCGTTTATTCCTACCGTCCTTTACCATATCGGGGCGCCCATTGATGATAGCGCCAATAACCAAAAGAGGCAGCCCGATGCTCCTCGGACTGCCTGCTCAATTGAATAAAAGGAAAAATAAAAACTAGCTATAAGCTATGAAGGTCTACTCGTTCATGGCCTTGCCCAACGTGGCAAGGATACCGCCATCTACGTAAAGCACATGGCCGTTTACAAAGTTCGAGGCATCCGATGCCAGGAATACGGCTGGTCCAGCCAAATCCTCGGGCACGCCCCAGCGAGCGGCTGGCGTACGCTTAAGGATAAACTCGTTGAACGGATGGCCGTTTTCGCGGATAGGGGCGGTTTGCTCGGTAGCAAAGTAGCCCGGTCCAATGCCGTTTGCCTGGATGTTGTACTTGGCCCACTCGGTAGCCATGCTACGGGTAAGCATCTTCAGGCCACCCTTTGCCGAGGCGTAGGCGCTAACGGTTTCGCGGCCCAGCTCGCTCATCATCGAGCAGATGTTGATAATCTTACCGCCATTGCCGCGGGCAATCATGCGCTTGGCAACGTTCTTGCCCATAACGAATGGCCCGGTTAGGTCAACCTTAAGCACCAGCTCGTACTCCTCTACGGCCATGTCGACAATCGGAATACGACGGATGATTCCTGCATTGTTTACCAGGATATGGATAGGGCCAACTTCCTTCTCTATTAGGTCCAGAGCTGGAATAACCTCGCTCTCCTTGGTAACATCGAAGCGGTAGGCATGGGCCTTGATCCCCTGCTCGGCATACTTTACCACAGCGGTGTCGAGTTTTTCCTGTAGGGCATCGTTTACAACAACGGTTGCGCCTGCGCGGGCAAGAGCTACGGTCATTGCCATTCCTAAACCATGGGTAGCGCCGGTTACTAGGGCTACCTTACCTGTTAAATCAAATAGTTGTTGTGACATAATGATGTATTTTACGATTAACTCTTTATTCGTTTAGTTGGCCTCGGGCTTGTCTACCCTAAACCAGTCGAAATCGGCGTAGCCAACATCGTTCTTTTTTATTTTACCAGTGGCAAAGATACCCACGCGTGCGCCAATCCAGCGCCCTTGGGTAAACCTAACGGGCTTGCCGATGCTGGTGAAGGTGGTTCCGTTGGTGCTGTACGAAAACTGGCAGAGCTTACCCTGGGTGATGCTTACCCTTAAGTAGGCGGTGTTGGCTAGCGGTACAGCATCCGAAAGAACCTCGGCGTTGCCCTTGTCGGCGCCCTCGCACGAGGCCTGAACGAGCACAATACTACCGTTCCGATTCTCTAGGGCCACATATCCGTACGACATCCCCATCACGATGAGCCCAACCTTTTCGCCATCTAGGAGAGCCTTAAAGGACAACTTGGTGGTGGCGCTCATTTCGGGTGCCGAAATCCGCTGCATGAAGAGGTTGGGGATATCCCACATGTTCTTTGCCTCGGCAGGAGCGGTGATGCAGTATAGGCGTTGCACCCCAAGCTTGTTGTAGGCAAATGCCCAGGTTGGTTCGGGGTTGGCATGCCACTGCCACTGTAGTCCCGCCGATGGGGCGTTAAACTCGTCGGTAGCTTGGGGCGTTGCCACCGCTACAGGCTTAAGGGTGCTCGGCTTCCTGTACTTTGCAACAGGTTCGCCAATGCCATCGCCATCGGTATCCACGCCAATAACGGGCCAATCTTGCTCCCACTTCATGGGCTGAAGATGGGTAATGCGGCCCAGCTCCTCTACATCCTGAAAATGGATGAACCAGTAGTTGCCCTTAACATCGTCTACCCAGCCACCCTGGTGGGGACCGTTAACCTTAGAGCTGCCCTGCTTCAGCACCACCTTTTCGTCGTATGGCCCAAAGGGCGATTTCGAACGAAGGGCCAGCTGCCAGCCGGTGGCCACCCCGCCTGCTGGGGCAAATATGTAGTAGTAGCCGTTGCGCTTGTAGAATTTTGGACCCTCGACGGTAGGATGCGCCTCGTGCCCATCGAACACAATGCGTTCCTCGCCAATAAGCGACTTGCCATCGGGGGCCATCTCGCTAACGGTAAGGATGCTCTTTATGCCAGCACGGCTTCCGGCCCATCCGTGTACGAGGTAGGCTCTGCCGTCGTTATCCCAAAGGGGGCATGGATCAATTAGCCCTTTCCCGGCTTTAACCAAGTGGGGCTTGCTCCATCCGCTGGTCATGCTTTTCGACTTAACCATGTAGATACCGTAGTCGGGATCGCCGTAGTAGATGTAGAACTCGTCGTTATGCTGGCGTAGGCTAGGTGCCCACACTCCGTTGCCATGCTGTGGCTTGGCAAATACGTCGAGAGGCTCCTGTCGGGCAATGGCGCTGCCAATAATTTGCCAGCTGACAAGGTCTGCCGATTGCATTATGGTTAATCCGGGTACAGTGTTAAAGGTCGACGATACCATGTAGAAAGTATCCCCAACCCTAATCACATCCGGATCGGGATAGTCGGCGTAAAGGATAGGATTCTTGTAGGTGCCATCGCCGTTATCGGCCACCCATACCTTCGACACCTGTTCTTGAGCGAACACCGCGCTACAGCATACAACCGATATTGCTAGCAGTAGGAGTCGTTTCATTGTTCTACTTTTTTACAATTTCGGATTGGGATACCCCATCACCGATCTTTACAGAAGCCCCTTCGGCTCCCTTTACCCCCGACAAATTTATCGATTTGGTGGCAGCTCCGGCAACGCTAACCTTAATTAGCGATGAGCTTAGCAGCTCAACCTTCGACGTTTTTATACCTCTCGCATTTACCATCTCCATAGGCACGCCTTTAGCCGCCTTAATGGTGACATTGCTAAACGAGATATCTTCTGCTTCAATGCATATGATTCCCTTTTGAGCCTCGATGGTAATTCCGTCGAAGCTGATGCCTTTGATGCTCATCTCTGGTAGTCCCTCCAGGTAAATAGCCTGCTGAGCCCCCTTACAGGATACATTTCGTATGGTGAAGTTCTTGAACTGAGGGGTCGATTCGTCGGCAACCGGATTAGCGCCCACCTCCTTTACTGTCGTCTGAGTTTTTCCCTCATCCTCAGGCTCGGCAATGGGCGATTTACCCATGTAGTACATGCTAAAGTTGATGGCTTCGGCAGGGATATTCGTCATGTTGATGCCATCAACAAGGATATTTTCTACCACACCTCCACGTCCGCGTGTGGTTTTGAAGCGTAGGCCGATATCTGTTCCTAGGAAGGTACATTTCTTTACAATGATGTTGCGAACACCACCCGACATTTCGCTGCCAATAACAAAGCCTCCATGTCCGTGGTAAACTACGCAATTCTCGATGCGGAAGTTCTCGGTTGGCATTCCGCGCTTGCGGCCTTCCTCGTCCTTGCCCGACTTTATGCAGATGCCATCGTCGCCTACATCGAATGTGGAGTTGGTTACCACACCATTTTTACACGATTCGATATCGACACCGTCGCCATTTTGGGCATACCACGGATTGCGAACGTTTACCTTGTTGATGGTAAGGTTTTCGCACATTAGCGGATGGAGGTTCCATGCCGGAGAATTCTGGAAGGTAACACCTTCGAGCAGTACATTTCTACACTCCACCAAGCTAACCATATTGGGACGTAGGTAATCCTTTATCTTTTCGTACTCCTGCATCGAGCCTCCCTTTATGTATCCTTGAATGGTCGTGTTCTGTCCGAGAAGCGATTTCTCCGAGGGGTACCATGTGCTCTTATCGGTAGACAGGATTCCTCCTGACGATACTAATGTTTTCCACTGCTCGGAGGTAAGCTTCGACTTCTTGACTGGGCGCCATGCCTGACCCGCACCATCAATAATGCCGCTGCCTGTAATGGCAACATTCTCCTGCTTTTTGGCGCTAATTGGCGACTGGCAACGAATGGTTTCCCACCCTTCAAAGTAGCTCATCACCAAAGGATAGTCGTCGAAGTTGCTGCTAAACTGCAAAACAGCCCCAGCTTGAAGATGAAGGTTTACATTGCTTTTAAGCGTTATAGGACCCGTTAGCCACATGCCCTTAGGTACTAGAACCACGCCACCTCCTGAGCTGCTACAAGCTTCGATAGCCTTGTTTATGGCAACAGTATTGAGCACTAAGCCACCTTTTGCCGCCCCAAAGCTGGTAATCTTTACTGTATCGGCTTTAAAAGTAGGTTGTTCTACTTTGGGTAGAGTAAACGACGAGACATTTGCTTGCCCTACAACTTGGACTGATACCGAAAGCATCAATCCAAAAAAGAATAGTACTGTAACCTTCTTCATCTATGGTTAGTTTTCTACTTTAAAAACTTAGAAATAGACAGCTTTTGCTCGCTCGCATTCTTTACAAATAGATTTGCCATTATGCTAGCACCATACTCGGTAAAGTGTGTGTCGTCAATCTTCCCCTCTGGAGCACAAAGCAGCTCGCCTGGTTTCAAATGCACAAACATCTTTACAGATCCTTCGGCGCCATGCTCGCGAACAACGGCTTCGCTTAACTTGTGCATGTCTACAAAATCGGACTTCGTTTCCTTCGCTACTGCACGAGTCAGATCTGGATATTCGCCATGCACGTCGTAGAACATCCCCTTGTCGTCGAACCTGCGGCGAACAACAGGCGTGCAGAGTACAGGAATTGCACCTTTAGCACGAGCCTCTAGCACAAAGCGGCGCATGTTTGCCTTAAAGTCTTCGGGAGCAGTGTAGCGATCTACCTTCTCTTTGCTCTCATCGTTGTGCCCAAATTGAATGATGACATAATCGCCTGGTTGCAGCTTATCTAAAACAGCCTGCCAGCGTCCTTCCGAGATGAAGGTTCGGGTGCTACGTCCATTCATTGCATAGTTCTGAACAGCTACATTGCTCTTGCAATGCTGCTGAAGGAACATTCCCCAACCACGTTCTGGGTAAACCTTATCCGGCTTGTCAGCCATCGTAGAGTCGCCTATCATGTAAATGGTGATGGGCTTGCTGGAAATGAACCCAAACAGCAGCATGCTAGCTGCTATCATGCCTAATAATTTTTTCATTTTATTCGTTTTAGTAGTGATGATGGATTCCAGCTATCGTCGTAACCCTTGCGGTAGCCATCTTTCCCGAATATGTTGGCTAGCGTAAGCTCGTCAGCCTCCTTTTTTGATAGCTGCTTAGTCCAAGGTGCACGAGTATTAGGGCTAGCACCAGCCCCTGTAGATTGGTATTCGGCGTAAAAGGCTGTTTTTTCGGCATCCTTCTTATTCCAGTTGTGCCATCCCTCGGGTAGAATATGACTGCCCATCTCGCAGCTAACAAATATCGTTTTGGCAAAGCTTCGCCATGGACGACCAAGGTACACCTTGGTTGCCTCGTCGTTTGCAGTAAGCTTGCATCGGAAGAAGACATAGCCGTAGCGATTCCCCTCGGGGGTAGATGCTGCTGTTATGTATGAATTCTTTATCGAGTGAATGGTACACCGCTCGAAAACGGCGATTGAGGTGCCGAATATAAAATCCGTTGTTCCTTCTATGTAGCAATCTTCAAGGTAAATTCGTCCAGGGCCACGCGTAAAAAACGTATCCTGATTCCCCAAGAACCTGCATCCTTTAAAGGCAACCTTGTCGCCTAGCACTTCGCATGCAACCGCTTGACCAACCTGCCCTGCCGAATTCTCGAAGGTGATATTGGAGAATAGCACCTCATTTGCACTAATGGATGCCGACCAAGAGGAGTAGGTATTTATTGTATCGCCGTTAACCACCTTTCCCGTATGGTCTCCCCATGTGATTATGGTTTTGGTAGCATCTTCGCCTTCCACAATAATGCGCTGCTTGTCCTGTCTGAGCACTACCTTTTCGGTGTAGATGCCCGGTTTTACCTTAATTCTCGTATACGAATTAGAGCCACTAGCAACAGCATCGAATGCCTGTTGAATGGTAGTGAAATTACCATCTCCCTTTTGCGAAACGACGATAGTGCGCTCCTTCCCAAAGGATAGTAGGGAGGTGAAAAAGAGTAGCAGGAACGTTATGCTTTTCATCTAAAATTAGTTTGTTTTTAAGCAGAGGTGAATGCCCAATGTATTTTTGCAAGGATTTGCCGCCTGATAAATGCGCTTAAAATCTTTTTTGGAATATCTTCACCCTTGTAGATCGTCCAAAAATCTTTTTCGGAGCATCTTCACCCCTGCAGATCGTCCAAAAACTTTTTTTGGAGCATCTTCACCCCTGTAGATCGTCCAAAAACTTTTTTTGGAGCATCTTCACCCCTGTAGATCGTCCAAAAATCTTTTTTGGAGCATCTTCACCCTTGTAGATCGTCCAAAAATCTTTTTTGAAGGATCTTCACCCCTGTAGATCATCCAAAAATCTTTTTGGGGGCAATAGGTGATAGGTGAATAATCACGACTAAAGAGATTTATAGTGTAACCCCTGTTTTAAATATGGCAATCTCCTTAAATCCCGTTTTTTCGTGCTTTAGCTTTTCGCCACTAGCTACGCTGATTACATAGTCAACAAAGCTACTGGTAACCTCTTCGGCTGGAGCGTCCTCTAAAAGGATACCAGCGTTAAAGTCTATCCAGTTTGCCTTATGCTTAGCTAGGTTGGAGTTGGTTGCAACCTTCATGGTTGGCACAAACGAACCGAATGGAGTGCCACGACCAGTGGTGAATAGCACCATTTGGCATCCTGAAAAACCGA
This window of the uncultured Acetobacteroides sp. genome carries:
- a CDS encoding gluconate 5-dehydrogenase translates to MSQQLFDLTGKVALVTGATHGLGMAMTVALARAGATVVVNDALQEKLDTAVVKYAEQGIKAHAYRFDVTKESEVIPALDLIEKEVGPIHILVNNAGIIRRIPIVDMAVEEYELVLKVDLTGPFVMGKNVAKRMIARGNGGKIINICSMMSELGRETVSAYASAKGGLKMLTRSMATEWAKYNIQANGIGPGYFATEQTAPIRENGHPFNEFILKRTPAARWGVPEDLAGPAVFLASDASNFVNGHVLYVDGGILATLGKAMNE
- a CDS encoding glycoside hydrolase 43 family protein yields the protein MKRLLLLAISVVCCSAVFAQEQVSKVWVADNGDGTYKNPILYADYPDPDVIRVGDTFYMVSSTFNTVPGLTIMQSADLVSWQIIGSAIARQEPLDVFAKPQHGNGVWAPSLRQHNDEFYIYYGDPDYGIYMVKSKSMTSGWSKPHLVKAGKGLIDPCPLWDNDGRAYLVHGWAGSRAGIKSILTVSEMAPDGKSLIGEERIVFDGHEAHPTVEGPKFYKRNGYYYIFAPAGGVATGWQLALRSKSPFGPYDEKVVLKQGSSKVNGPHQGGWVDDVKGNYWFIHFQDVEELGRITHLQPMKWEQDWPVIGVDTDGDGIGEPVAKYRKPSTLKPVAVATPQATDEFNAPSAGLQWQWHANPEPTWAFAYNKLGVQRLYCITAPAEAKNMWDIPNLFMQRISAPEMSATTKLSFKALLDGEKVGLIVMGMSYGYVALENRNGSIVLVQASCEGADKGNAEVLSDAVPLANTAYLRVSITQGKLCQFSYSTNGTTFTSIGKPVRFTQGRWIGARVGIFATGKIKKNDVGYADFDWFRVDKPEAN
- a CDS encoding glycoside hydrolase family 28 protein, giving the protein MKKVTVLFFFGLMLSVSVQVVGQANVSSFTLPKVEQPTFKADTVKITSFGAAKGGLVLNTVAINKAIEACSSSGGGVVLVPKGMWLTGPITLKSNVNLHLQAGAVLQFSSNFDDYPLVMSYFEGWETIRCQSPISAKKQENVAITGSGIIDGAGQAWRPVKKSKLTSEQWKTLVSSGGILSTDKSTWYPSEKSLLGQNTTIQGYIKGGSMQEYEKIKDYLRPNMVSLVECRNVLLEGVTFQNSPAWNLHPLMCENLTINKVNVRNPWYAQNGDGVDIESCKNGVVTNSTFDVGDDGICIKSGKDEEGRKRGMPTENFRIENCVVYHGHGGFVIGSEMSGGVRNIIVKKCTFLGTDIGLRFKTTRGRGGVVENILVDGINMTNIPAEAINFSMYYMGKSPIAEPEDEGKTQTTVKEVGANPVADESTPQFKNFTIRNVSCKGAQQAIYLEGLPEMSIKGISFDGITIEAQKGIICIEAEDISFSNVTIKAAKGVPMEMVNARGIKTSKVELLSSSLIKVSVAGAATKSINLSGVKGAEGASVKIGDGVSQSEIVKK
- a CDS encoding rhamnogalacturonan acetylesterase; amino-acid sequence: MKKLLGMIAASMLLFGFISSKPITIYMIGDSTMADKPDKVYPERGWGMFLQQHCKSNVAVQNYAMNGRSTRTFISEGRWQAVLDKLQPGDYVIIQFGHNDESKEKVDRYTAPEDFKANMRRFVLEARAKGAIPVLCTPVVRRRFDDKGMFYDVHGEYPDLTRAVAKETKSDFVDMHKLSEAVVREHGAEGSVKMFVHLKPGELLCAPEGKIDDTHFTEYGASIMANLFVKNASEQKLSISKFLK
- a CDS encoding pectinesterase family protein, translated to MKSITFLLLFFTSLLSFGKERTIVVSQKGDGNFTTIQQAFDAVASGSNSYTRIKVKPGIYTEKVVLRQDKQRIIVEGEDATKTIITWGDHTGKVVNGDTINTYSSWSASISANEVLFSNITFENSAGQVGQAVACEVLGDKVAFKGCRFLGNQDTFFTRGPGRIYLEDCYIEGTTDFIFGTSIAVFERCTIHSIKNSYITAASTPEGNRYGYVFFRCKLTANDEATKVYLGRPWRSFAKTIFVSCEMGSHILPEGWHNWNKKDAEKTAFYAEYQSTGAGASPNTRAPWTKQLSKKEADELTLANIFGKDGYRKGYDDSWNPSSLLKRIK